The following are encoded together in the Deltaproteobacteria bacterium genome:
- a CDS encoding carbohydrate porin — MLIIKKLCLNSLSVICGVLFLTGPSVAYEINDKLSIGGVVAGIYQYDSLSDSPGFDSTGRGLLAIQPEASFTPTENDELFVKFGFGAGNGLMEEGKSPFKLAPWGGDTQDGVKDINGRGRDYLLTAWYKHTFKFSDDHTLGLTGGIIDATDYLDENTFANDEYTQFMNCALVNGPHCFLPSYDLGGAMEWEIGGFSIKGAAMALGTNGQEGEFEEPYNFYGLQFGYTMDFGMGEGNYRLLIDTTSDDFSNVAGTKRERLSGLTLSFDQQFGEILGAWLRFGWQDDKAAICYKDTYSGGLNISGNLWGRGQDNIGIGYAHLRGGNLDVNNTDVFEVYGRIALNDIFAITGDVQYMKDSYKNGGDDPSAWIFGLRATAEF, encoded by the coding sequence ATGTTAATCATTAAAAAATTGTGCCTGAATAGCCTCTCGGTGATATGCGGGGTGCTGTTTCTTACAGGACCCAGCGTCGCTTACGAGATCAACGACAAATTGTCCATCGGCGGCGTTGTGGCAGGGATCTATCAATATGACAGTCTATCGGATTCGCCGGGTTTTGACAGCACTGGAAGAGGACTTCTGGCCATTCAGCCTGAGGCTAGTTTTACGCCGACGGAAAACGATGAGCTGTTTGTCAAGTTCGGTTTCGGCGCGGGAAACGGCCTCATGGAGGAAGGCAAATCCCCATTCAAGCTGGCGCCATGGGGCGGCGACACTCAGGATGGCGTCAAGGACATCAACGGAAGGGGCCGCGATTATCTGCTCACCGCTTGGTACAAACATACCTTCAAATTCAGCGATGACCATACCCTGGGGCTCACAGGCGGCATCATCGACGCTACGGATTACCTGGATGAAAATACCTTTGCCAATGATGAGTACACTCAGTTCATGAACTGCGCCCTCGTCAACGGCCCCCATTGCTTTTTACCGTCCTATGACCTTGGCGGCGCCATGGAGTGGGAAATCGGGGGCTTTTCCATCAAAGGCGCTGCCATGGCCCTGGGGACCAATGGCCAGGAAGGGGAATTCGAAGAACCCTACAACTTTTACGGACTCCAGTTCGGCTATACCATGGACTTCGGCATGGGAGAAGGCAATTACCGCCTCCTCATTGATACCACCAGCGACGATTTCAGCAACGTGGCCGGCACCAAAAGGGAACGCCTGAGCGGCCTGACCCTATCTTTTGACCAGCAGTTTGGCGAGATCCTGGGGGCCTGGCTGCGGTTCGGCTGGCAGGATGACAAGGCGGCCATCTGCTATAAGGACACCTACTCCGGCGGGTTGAACATCAGCGGCAACCTGTGGGGCCGTGGCCAGGACAACATCGGGATCGGGTATGCCCATCTGAGGGGCGGCAATCTGGACGTTAACAATACGGATGTGTTCGAGGTCTACGGTCGGATCGCCCTGAACGACATATTCGCCATCACGGGCGACGTCCAGTACATGAAGGATTCGTATAAA
- a CDS encoding DUF4198 domain-containing protein, with amino-acid sequence MKKWMVTALVGMAALAIHIPAFAHFQMIYTPESALQKGGPIELKLVFTHPFEAGHTMDMGSPAAFGVLHKKKKEDLLGKVKPIEFSSLSNKGKAFEASYKLKGMGDYVFYLSPAPYWEGSESKYITQHTKMIVNAAGIPTDWDAEVGLPAEIVPLDKPYALWTGNVFRGIVKFEGKAVPFAEVEVEYLNHDVDGNGFVKAAKAEAPQDAFVTQTIKADANGVFTYSIPRAGWWGFAALMEGGKIEGKDSEVGAVIWVQAKDMK; translated from the coding sequence CATTTTCAGATGATCTATACGCCGGAGTCGGCCCTCCAAAAAGGGGGACCCATTGAGCTCAAGCTGGTTTTTACCCACCCCTTTGAGGCTGGGCATACCATGGATATGGGAAGCCCGGCCGCCTTCGGCGTCTTGCACAAAAAGAAAAAGGAGGACCTTCTCGGAAAAGTGAAGCCAATTGAGTTTTCAAGCCTCAGCAATAAAGGCAAGGCCTTCGAGGCATCCTATAAACTCAAGGGCATGGGGGATTATGTCTTCTATCTCAGCCCCGCCCCTTACTGGGAGGGCTCTGAAAGCAAATATATTACCCAGCACACGAAAATGATTGTAAATGCGGCAGGGATACCGACGGATTGGGATGCAGAGGTCGGGCTTCCGGCCGAGATCGTGCCGCTCGATAAGCCTTATGCCCTCTGGACCGGAAATGTCTTCAGGGGCATTGTCAAATTTGAGGGCAAAGCCGTCCCCTTTGCCGAGGTCGAGGTGGAATATCTGAATCACGATGTCGATGGGAACGGATTTGTGAAGGCGGCCAAGGCAGAGGCGCCTCAGGATGCATTTGTCACGCAGACCATCAAGGCGGATGCAAACGGCGTCTTCACCTATTCCATTCCCAGGGCCGGCTGGTGGGGCTTTGCGGCCTTGATGGAAGGAGGAAAGATTGAAGGCAAGGACAGCGAAGTCGGCGCCGTGATCTGGGTCCAGGCCAAGGATATGAAATGA
- a CDS encoding FeoB-associated Cys-rich membrane protein, which produces MLDTIVVLVIALLAGGYLFRRFRAAVKGKRPPCGCGTCGGTCGLDKTDCTAYRPLIIGGGERISDKSCHGRP; this is translated from the coding sequence ATGTTGGATACGATCGTGGTTTTAGTGATTGCACTGCTGGCCGGCGGATACCTGTTCCGGCGATTCCGAGCAGCGGTAAAAGGGAAAAGGCCTCCGTGCGGGTGCGGCACCTGTGGAGGTACGTGCGGTCTCGACAAAACGGATTGCACGGCCTACCGGCCTTTGATTATTGGCGGAGGTGAACGGATTTCCGATAAGTCCTGCCATGGTAGACCCTGA